Below is a window of Mycobacterium sp. 050128 DNA.
ACTACCGCGGCGGCGGTGGCGGCGTCGGTGCCGCGCCCGGCGGTGGCGGCGGTTTCCAAGGTCGTCCCGGTGGTGGTGGCGGCGGTGGCCGTCCCGGCCAGCGCGGCGGTGCGGCCGGTGCGTTCGGCCGGCCCGGTGGTGCGCCCCGGCGCGGTCGCAAGTCGAAGCGGGCGAAACGCGCCGAGTACGAGAACATGCAGGCCCCGGTCGTCGGTGGGGTGCGGTTGCCGCACGGCAACGGCGAGACCATCCGGCTGGCCCGCGGCGCGTCGCTCTCCGACTTCGCCGACAAGATCAACGCCAACCCCGCTTCGCTGGTGCAGGCGCTGTTCAACCTCGGCGAGATGGTCACCGCGACCCAGTCGGTCGGCGACGAGACGCTCGAGCTGCTGGGCAGCGAGATGAACTACGTCGTCCAGGTCGTCAGTCCAGAGGACGAAGACCGTGAGCTGCTGGAGTCGTTCGACCTAACCTACGGCGAGGACGAGGGCGGCGAGGACGATCTGCAGACCCGCCCGCCGGTGGTGACCGTGATGGGTCACGTCGACCACGGTAAAACCCGACTGCTGGACACCATCCGAAACGCCAGCGTCCGCGAGGGCGAGGCCGGCGGCATCACCCAGCACATCGGTGCCTACCAGGTCGGGGTCGACTTCGAGGGCAGCGAACGGCTGATCACCTTCATCGACACCCCGGGTCACGAGGCGTTCACCGCCATGCGTGCCCGCGGTGCCAAGGCCACCGACATCGCGATCCTGGTGGTCGCCGCCGACGACGGCGTGATGCCGCAGACGGTGGAGGCGATCAACCACGCGCAGGCGGCCGACGTGCCGATTGTGGTGGCGGTCAACAAGATTGACAAGGAAGGCGCCGACCCGGCCAAGATTCGCGGCCAGCTCACCGAATACGGTTTGGTGGCCGAGGATTTCGGTGGCGACACGATGTTCGTCGACATCTCGGCCAAGCAGGGCACCAATATCGAGGCGCTGGAAGAAGCGGTGCTGCTGACCGCCGATGCCGCCCTGGACCTGCGGGCCAACCCCGACATGGAAGCCCAGGGTGTGGCGATCGAGGCGCACCTGGACCGCGGTCGCGGACCCGTCGCCACCGTGCTGATCCAGCGCGGCACGCTGCGGGTCGGTGACTCGATCGTCGCCGGCGACGCCTACGGCCGTGTCCGGCGGATGGTCGACGAGCACGGCGAGGACGTCCACGAGGCGCTGCCGTCGCGGCCGGTGCAGGTCATCGGTTTCACGTCGGTGCCCGGCGCCGGTGACAACCTGTTGGTCGTCGACGAGGACCGGATCGCCCGCCAGATCGCCGACCGGCGCAGCGCGCGCAAGCGCAACGCGCTCGCGGCACGTTCGCGCAAGCGGATCAGCCTGGAAGACCTGGACTCGGCGCTGAAGGAAACCAGCCAGCTGAACCTGATCCTCAAGGGCGACAACGCCGGTACCGTCGAGGCGCTCGAAGAGGCCCTGCTGGGAATCGAGATCGACGACGAGGTGGAACTGCGCGTCATCGACCGCGGCGTCGGTGGCATCACCGAGACCAACGTCAACCTGGCGTCGGCCTCGGACGCGGTGATCATCGGCTTCAACGTGCGTGCCGAGGGCAAGGCGACCGAGCTGGCCAACCGTGAAGGCGTGGACATCCGCTACTACTCGGTGATCTACCAGGCCATCGACGAGATCGAGAAGGCCCTGCGCGGCATGCTCAAGCCGATCTACGAGGAGAACCAGCTGGGCCGCGCCGAGATCCGCGCGATCTTCCGGTCCTCGAAGGTCGGTGTCATCGCCGGCTGCCTGATCACCTCCGGCGTCGTGCGACGCAACGCCAAGGCCCGGTTGTTGCGCGACAACATCGTGGTCGCCGACAACTTGACGATCTCCTCGCTGCGCCGCGAGAAGGACGACGTGACCGAGGTTCGCGACGGCTTCGAATGCGGTATGACGCTGACCTATTCCGACATCAAGGAAGGCGACGTCATCGAGTCCTTCGAGCTCGTCGAGAAGGAACGCGCCTGATGGCAGACCCTGCACGGGCGCGCCGGCTGGCCAAGAGGATCAACACCATCGTCGCCTCGGCGATCGAATTCGAGATCAAGGATCCGAGACTGGATGGGGTGACCATCGTCGACACGAAGGTGACCGCCGACCTGCACGACGCGACGGTGTTCTACACCGTGCTGGGACCCACACTGGACGACGAGCCCGACTACGAGGGGGCCGCTGCCGCGCTGGAGCGGGCCAAGGGAACGTTGCGCACCATGGTCGGTGCGGGCACCGGTGTGCGCTTCACTCCGACGCTGACGTTCACCCGGGACACGACGACCGACACCGTGGCGCGGATGGACGAGCTGCTGGCGCGTGCCCGTGCGGCCGACGCCGACGTGGCGCGGGTCCGGGTGGGGGCCAAGCCGGCCGGGGAGGCCGATCCCTACCGTGAGAGCGGGGCGGCGACGGGGGCAGCGGACGGCGAGGACCGCGGTGACGACCATCGACCCGAAGACTGAGCTGGCCCGCGCCCCGATCGCGGGGGCGCGGGTGGACGCCGTGGTTGCCGCCGAGTTGCTTTCGGCGGCAACGACAATCGGGGTGATCTGCCACGTCCATCCCGACGCCGACACCATCGGTGCAGGCTTGGCGCTGGCCACGGTGCTCGACCGAAGCGACAAAGACGTCGAGGTGAGCTTCGCCGCACCGGCCACGCTGCCGGAGTCGCTGCTTTCGCTGCCCGGGTGCCAGCTGCTGGTGAGCCCGGACAGGATGCGCCGGGACGTCGATTTGGTTGTGACGGTGGATGTTCCGAGCCGCAAGAGGCTCGGCGCGCTCGGCGACGCGTTCGGCCCGGACCAGCCGCTGCTGGTGATCGATCACCACGCCTCCAACGAGATGTTCGGTACCGCGAATTACGTTGACCCGTCCGCGGATTCGACGACGTTCTTGGTGGCCGAACTGCTCGACGCCTGGGGCAAGCCGATCGACCGCGACGTCGCGCACTGCATCTACGCCGGACTGACCACCGACACCGGCTCGTTCCGCTGGGCCAGTGCCCGCGCCTTCCGGCTGGCCGCCCGGCTGGTCGAGCTCGGTGTGGACAACGCCAAGATCAGCCGGACGCTGATGGACACGCACCCGTTCGTGTGGCTGCCACTGCTGTCGCGGGTGCTCGGCTCGGCGCAACTGGTGCCGGACGCGGTCGAGGGGCGTGGGCTGGTGTACGCGGTCGTCGACAACCAGGACTGGACCAGTTCACGTCCGGAGGAAGTCGAGAGCATCGTCGATATCGTGCGCACCACGCAGCAGGCCGAGGTCGCCGCGGTGTTCAAAGAAATTGACCCGCAACAGTGGTCGGTGTCGATGCGGGCGAAGGCCGAGGTGGACCTGGCCGCCGTCGCGTCGGTGTTCGGTGGCGGTGGCCACCGGCTCGCCGCCGGCTATTCGACCTCCGGCCCGATCGACGAGGTGGTGGCCTCGCTGCGGGCGGCGCTTGGTTAGAGCTGGGCTAGAACGCCCAGCTTCCCACCGACTGCAGGACGAATCCGTGGTCCCCACTGGTGGTATCCAGACAGGCGATCATGTTGTCGGCGCCCACCGCGCAGGTGACGTTGAGATGGGACAATTTCTGCCCGGCGGCCAATGGCTTACCGGCGTAGGGCAATGCGGCCGGGTTGCCGCCGCATCCGCCGTAGGTCATCCGGCTCAATTCGTAGCCGGGTCCCTTGAAACTGACCGAGCCCTGCACACAGTCGCCCGGTCTCGGGTGGCCGCCGCCGGGAAAGAGAACGTCGTCTATTCCGGGCACTTCGCCATTGCACTTGATGTCTTGTGAGGGTTGCGGCGCGGGCGCCGGGCCGCCGTAGAAGTCGCACACCACCGAGTTCGGCGCCGAAAAGATTATCCGGGGTGCGTTTCCGGGCAACGATGTGGAGACATATCCGTCGGCCGGAACCGCGGTGAATGCGTCGAGATTGGGAAATCGCGGCGGCGGCTGTGCGGCCGCGTGCTGTCCGGACGCGATCGCCGATGCGATGACCAGTGCCGAGACGCCGAGAACCCGCATGGTGAGGTCGACGATCATGCGCATCGATTCCTCCTGCAGTGCCGAATTGTTTCGGGTCGTTTGTTGGGATCGTATTGGCTATTGGCGCGCCTGGCGATCAAAAATTTCGCCGGTCCGGCCAACGGCAGATAAAGCGAAATTGTGGGGGATCACCGAGCCGAAGGCGTTCAATTCGATTTGCCCGAAGCAGGCAATTACGCCGTCGCGATGATCGCGCATACCGCCACTACCGCACCTGAGCCCGCCCGCGTTGCAGCACGGCCTCCCGGTTGGCGGCGATGTCGTCGCCGGTGGTCCGAAACTGCCTGGCCGCCATGGCTTCCAGCCACAGGCCCTCGCTGGTCTGCGACTCGTCGATGCGGTGGTAGGAGGCCAGCAGCGCGCGCACGGCGTTCTGGTTGTTGCCGACGATCGACGCGGCCACCTGGCGTGCCGTGGGCAGCAGCCGGTCGTGCGGCACCACCTCGGTGGCCAGCCCGGCGCGCAGCGCGTCGAAAGCGGACAGGTAATCACCGGTCATGCTCATCCGCCGGGCCAGACCCACGCCCACCTTCTGGGGCAGCCGAACAGACAGGCCCCAGGTCGGCAGCAGGCCGACCCGGGCGTGGGTGTCGGCGAAGCGGGCCTGCTCCGACGCGATCACGATGTCGCAGTACAGCACCAGCTCCAGCCCGCCGGTGACCGCGGCTCCGTTGATCGCGCCGATCACCGGCTTGGTCATCGATGGCCATCGCGGCGAAATGTCGGGCAGTGCCGTCGAATCGCCCAGCTCCTTGAGATCCAGCCCGGCGCAGAACACCGGATCGGCGCCGGTGAGGATCACCACGTCGACGTCGTCATCGGTTTCGGCCTCCGTCAGCGCCCCGAAGAACCGATCCCGCAGCGCCGAGGACAGCGCATTGCGGGACTGCGGCCGGTTCAGGGTCAGGGTGCGCACCCGCTCGTCGGTGGAGATCAGCAGGATGTCGTCGCTCATGGCATCACCGTAGAGGGTCACTCGCTGCGCCTATCGTTGAGGGATGTGCCGGAACATCACCGAACTGCGCGGTTTGCAGCCGTCGGCCACCGCCGAGGAGATTGCCGCGGCGGCGCGCCAGTATGTGCGCAAAGTCAGTGGCATCACGCGCCCATCGGCCGCCAACGTCGAGGCGTTCGAGGCCGCGGTCGCCGAGGTCACGCAGACGACGACGCGCTTGCTGGAGTCGCTGCCGCCGCGGCGCCAGCCGCCCAAGACGGTGCCCCCGTTGCGCCGACCCGAGGTCGTCGCCCGCCTCGCCGCGTCGAAATGATGCTGAAATGACGCTGACCGCAACGACGCCCGCGCTCAAGGAGTGGAGCGCGGCCGTGCATGCTCTGCTGCAGGGTCGTCAGTACGTGCTGTTACGCAAGGGCGGCATCGGGGAGAAGCGGTTCGAAGTCGCATCTTCGGAGTTCTTGCTGTTTCCGACGGTTGCGCACAGCCACGCCGAGCGGGTGCGGCCCGAGCATCGCGACCTGCTGGCCGCCGCGGCGACCGATAGTACCGAGGATCGGCTGGTGATCCGTGCGGCGGCGAAAGTGGTTGCGGCACTGGAGGTTAACCGGCCAGAGCAGCTGCCGGAGATCGAGGATCTGCACATCTGGACCGCCGAGTCGGTGCGTGCCGACCGGCTCGATTTCCGGCCCAAGCACAAACTCGCCGCGCTGGTGGTGTCGGTCAGCCCGCTGGTCGAGCCGATACGCCTGACCCGCACTCCCGAGTACGGCGGCTGCACCAGCTGGGTGCAGCTGCCCGTGCGGCCGGCCTTCGCGGCGCCGACCCACGACTCCGTTCATGACCAAGCCGTACTAGCCGACGTCGCCGCCCGGATTCGCGACGCCGTTGGCTGACAGGTCGAGCGGCCCGATCGGAAGCAGCAGCCGGGAGCGCCCGTAGGTGATGCTGTGGGTAGCCGGTTTCAGATGCCGCGCCGTCAGCGTCGGCTCGCCGGTGCCCAGGTTGCGCGCGTAGCGGGGCGACCAGCTGCCGGTGATAAGCAGCCGGATCCGCGAGCCGGCGCGGAAGCGGTGCGCGATCGGGTCGAGTTCGATCTTGACGGTCTTCGCCGGCGCGGACAGCCGCCGGTAGCCATCGCTGACGTTGCGCGACCGGCCCTTGGCCCCGATATCGAAGACCTCGCTGACCCGAACGAACAGGTCGACGTTCGGATTGTTCGAGCGGTGCGCCAGCTCGACGACCGGGTTCCCGTATACGCACAGATCGTGCAGCAGGGTGGCGCTGGTGAAGGTCAGCACGTCGTCGCGCAACGCGAGGCGACTGTCGTCGCGGTAGCCGCCGATCGGAGATAGCAGCGCACCGCCGATGGTCGGCGTCGGATTGGCGGGGTCGTAGCGGAAGGTCGCCGGCGGCAGCTTCGGCAGGTCGGTGGGCGACGTGTCGTCCAGGTAGCGGCCGGGCCGCAGGTACAGCGCGCGTTGCGAGGTGGCGGGCGGCCAGTCCGGCAGGTTGCGCCAGCCCTGGCCGGTGACGCAAACGCGGACCCTGCCGGGGCGGCCGAGCGACGCGGTGCCCGCCAGATGGGTGTCCAGCCAGTCCAGTGTTTCGCGCAGGCTGGTGCCCAGCCCCTTGGTGAGCAGCTCGGTGTGTGTCCAGGGGCCGATCGTCATCGCGACGTCGATGCCGCGGCGGCGCAGGCGGCCGTATTGCTGCATCGTTTGCCGTACGAAGATGTCCTGCCAGCCACCGAGCAACAGCACCGGCACCTGCACGCGATCCAGTGAGGAGCCGAACCGCAGCCGTTCCCAGAATGGGTGGTCCGGGTCGGGATTTTCCACCCACGACTCGAACCACGGCGCCCCGGCGCCCAGCATCCGACGGGCCGACGCGCCGAACGGCGCCCCGGCGACCGCCTTGGCGACCCGTCGCGGCGCCCGCAGTTGCCGGATGCCCGACTTGAGGCGGATCGGGTCTTCCTGATGGGCAACGAGATCGCTCCAGCCCAGAAAGTCGCTGACCGCAAACGACCCGGTGCCGTAGACCGAGTCCGCGAAATCGTGCGGGCCCGCGGTGATCACCGCCGCGGCCAGCTGGGGCGGTGGCTTCTGCAATATCGCCCATTGGGTGAAGCCCAGATAGGACGGTCCGATCGTGGCAAAGCTGCCGGTGAACCACGGCTGCTCGACCAACCAGGCGACCGTGTCGGCGCCGTCGGTGGCCTCGTTGACCATCGGCTCGAATACGCCGGCGGAGCCGAACGTCCCGCGCACACTTTGCAGCACCACGTGGTAGCCGCGCGCGGCATACGGCCGGGCGAACAACAGCGAGAACGGAAATCCACGCCCGTAGGGTCCGCGCACCAGCACGGTGCCGGCCGGGCTGGAGGTGGCCGGTGCGTAGTGATCGGCGACCAGCCGCACCCCGTCGCGCATCGGGACTTCGACTCGGTTCACGCGGTAACCGGTGGTGGCCGGCCGCAGACCGAGCAGCCGCCCCGCGGCGTTGACGCCGGCCTCGGTCAGGCTGTGCAGCGCGGGTTCGGCTCGTCGAGTCGATGTCATGCTCACGCTCATCAGGTTAAGGCCGACCGGCAGTGGTTATTGACGCCGACGCGAATTCATTTCAGCCACAAAACATCTTGTTCAGCGGCGGACGGCGCGGCTAGAACTTGTAGTACGGCATCAGGTCGTTGGCCCGCTGCAGGTTGGTCGACGGGCAGTCGACCTCGGGGTTGGAGTAGACGGTCGAGTAGAACAGCGCCTGCTGCAGCACGCCGTAGCTGGTCTTGAACGCCACCATGCAGGAGAAGAACCAGTAGCTGTTGTGGTAGGTCGGTTTCAGCACCCAGTAGGTCGCGGCGCGGTGCCCCTGGATCGTGGTCTCGAGGGCGTCGGGGGGCAGGGACTGCTCGTAGGTGCGCCAGATGATGGGCTCGACGGCCAGCTGATAGTTGCCGGCGTCGAATTGGCAGCGCAGGCCGTCCTGGGGCTCGGGCGGGGTGAACGCCAGCCCGAGCCGCTGCAGCGCGTCGAACGGGATGTCCCGGCACGGATCGAACGGGCTCGGGTCGGTGGTGGCGATGATCGGGCTCTTCATCGTGGTTTCCATCGGCTGCGCCGTCGACCGCAGATCGACGGTCTTGCCGCCGCCGGTGGGTGCGGGCGGCGCGCCGTGCCAGCCCAGCACGACCGCTGTCATCACCGCACCGAGCGCCCCGAGCAGGCGCACCTTGGTAAACATGACACCCCCTACCCCTCGGCCGTCCCTTTTGCGGGGAGTTTACAAGTCACGTGCGAGAGGTCACAGCCAAACCTGAACTTGTTCTAATCGGCAGGTGGCAAAGGGCGGAAGCAGGGCCGGAAACGGGGCCGAAAGCCGCAGTGGGACAGGGGCCGCCGCGCCGGGTCGTTAGGCTGGTTAGTCGTGGTAGGGAAAGAATCGGGGCAGGACTCGACTAATGGGGGACAGCCGACCCCCCAACCGACGCTGTGGGCGGTCTCCGACTTGCACACCGGCCACATGGGCAATAAGCCGGTCACCGAATCGCTGCATCCGTCGTCGCCGGATGACTGGCTGATTGTCGCCGGCGACGTCGCCGAGCGCACCGACGAGATCCGTTGGGCCCTTGACCTGCTGCGACGCCGGTTCGCCAAGGTGATCTGGGTGCCGGGCAACCACGAGCTGTGGACCACCAATCGCGATCCCAACCAGGTCTTCGGCAAGGCCCGCTACGACTACCTGGTCAACATGTGCGACGAGATGGGCGTGATCACGCCGGAACATCCCTTCCCGGTGTGGACCGAACGCGGCGGCCCGGCGACGATCGTGCCGATGTTCTTGCTCTACGACTACACCTTCTTGCCCGAGGGGGCGCTGAGCAAAGCCCAAGGCCTGGAAATCGCGCGTCAGCAAAACGTGGTGGCCACCGATGAATTCCTGCTCTCCTGCGAGCCGTACCCCAGCCGCGACGCGTGGTGTCGGGAGCGGGTGGACATCACCCGGGCCCGCCTGGAGCAACTCGACTGGATGACACCGACCGTTCTGGTGAACCACTTCCCGTTGGTGCGCGACCCGTGCGACGCGTTGTTCTATCCGGAGTTCTCGCTGTGGTGCGGGACCACCAAGACCGCCGACTGGCACACCCGTTACAACGCCGTCTGCTCGGTCTACGGCCACCTGCACATCCCGCGGACCACGTGGTACGACGACGTGCGCTTCGAGGAAGTCTCGGTCGGCTACCCGCGAGAGTGGCGGCGCCGCAAGCCGTACAGCTGGCTGCGCCAGATCCTTCCCGATCCGAAATACGCGCCCGGCTACCTCAACGACTTCGGCGGTCACTTCACGATCACCCCCGAGATGAAGGCGCAGTCCGAACAGTTCCGGGAAAAGTTGCGGCAGCGACAGTCACGATGACCGCAGACATGTTGGTGTCGTCGGTGTTGCCGGCGACCTCGCAGACGGCGCATGCGATGGCGTACTCGGAGGTGTACTCCGACCCGCCCGGCCTGACCCCGCTACCCGAAGAAGAGCCGCTGATCGCCAAGTCGGTGGCCAAGCGGCGCAACGAGTTCATCACCGTCAGGTACTGTGCGCGGATCGCGCTGAGCGAGCTGGGCGTGGCGCCGGCGCCAATCCTCAAGGGCGACAAGGGCGAACCCTGCTGGCCCGAGGGCGTGGTCGGCAGCCTCACGCACTGCACGGGGTATCGCGGTGCGGTGGTGGGGCGCAGTGCCGCGGTGCGCTCGGTGGGCATCGACGCCGAGCCGCACGACGTGTTGCCCAATGGCGTGCTGGACGCGATCAGCCTGGCCGAGGAGCGCGCCGAAATTCCGCAGGCGATGCCGGATGGTCTGCATTGGGATCGAATCCTGTTCTGCGCCAAGGAAGCAACGTACAAGGCGTGGTTCCCGCTGACCAAGCGATGGCTGGGTTTTGAAGACGCCCACATCAGCTTCGAGGCCGACGGCCCGGCGGCCGGCACGTTCGTCTCGCAGATCCTGATCGATCCTGGGGCGCTGTCGGGTCCGCCGCTGACCGCGCTGCGGGGCCGTTGGTCGGTCGACCGCGAACTCGTGCTGACCGCGATCGTGCTATGACCGAAAGCCCCACCGGTCCGGGATTGGTCGTCGTCGACAAGCCCGCCGGAATGACCAGTCACGACGTGGTGGGGCGCTGCCGACGAATCTTTTCCACCCGGCGGGTGGGCCACGCGGGGACCCTGGACCCGATGGCCACCGGTGTGCTGGTGATCGGAGTCGACCGCGCCACCAAAATCCTCGGCCTGCTGACTGCATCGGAGAAGTCGTATGCGGCCACCATCCGCCTGGGTCAGACCACCTCCACCGAGGACGCCGAAGGCGAACTGCTGCAAACTATTTCGGCCTCACATGTGACGGACCAGGCCGTCGCTGAAGCGATCGCCGGGCTGCGTGGCGACATCGAGCAAGTGCCATCGGCGGTCAGCGCAATCAAGGTCGACGGCAAGCGCGCATACCAACGGGTCCGCGAGGGCGAGGCCGTGGAGCTCAAGGCCCGCCCGGTGCGCATCGACCGGTTCGAGGTGTCGGCGACCCGGCGCCGCGGCGACGTGATCGATCTCGACGTCGACGTCGACTGCTCATCGGGAACCTACATCCGCGCGCTGGCCCGCGACCTCGGCACGGCGCTCGGGGTGGGCGGGCACCTGACGGCGTTGCGGCGCAGCCGGGTCGGGCGCTTCGAGCTGGACCAGGCGCTTACGCTCGACGAACTCGCCGAGCGGCCACGGCTGAGCTGGACGTTGGACGAGGCGTGCCTGCTGGTGTTCCCGCGCCGCGTCCTGACGCCCGAGGAGGCCGAGGCGAGCAGTCACGGCCGGCCGTTGTCGCCGACCGGAATCGACGGCGTCTATGCCGCCAGCGACGACGCCGGCCGGGTGATCGCGCTGCTGCGCGACGAGGGTTCGCGGACCAAGTCGGTCGTGGTGATCCGTCCCGCGACGATGCAGAACGGCACGCTCTGACGAGGAGTCGGGCAATCAGACGGCGTCCCGCGACGCTGTAGCCCGTCAGAGCCGGCTGAGCAGTTCGGCCTTCTTGTTGGCGAATTCCTCGTCGGAGAGGATGCCCCGCTCGTGCAACCCGGCCAGCGATTCGATGGCGGCGACGATCTCCGCCGAACCCCCGGACGCGGCGGAAGGGGGCTTGGGCGCCGGCGTCTCCGGTGCCGACCGCGGCTGCGGGGGATGCTGGTACTGCGACTGGGACTGCGTTCCCGGCGCCGCGACATGAGCTTCGGGCGCCGGCGCGGAACCGAGGTCACGCAAACTCGACACACCGAAGGTGCCGAGTTGGCTGGTGAAGACCACCGAGCCGTATCCACCGCCCTGCTGCTGTTGCACGCCGCCGATGTGATGCTCCCCGGTATCGAAAACCCTTGTCACACCGCCGATCTGGATTGCCAGTCGCCGGGTGCCGGGGAAGAACGCGTAGCGCACGTCGTTCTGCGCGCCCGACGAGCTCGGGACGCCGAGGTCGGCAGGCCACCAGTTGTTCGCGCCGATATCCAGCTGGGTGTGCGCGGTCGCGGGTGGGAATACCGTGGTGGTCGCGAGCAGCTGAACCAAGTCGTTGCACAGCGCGTCGACGCGCGCCTTGAGCGCGTTGTCGAACATGTTGCCGACCATCGTCATTCCGCCCCGCATCCATTGCCCGCTCCCGCCGAGCTCGGGGATGTCGAACTGAGCCATCGTGCCGCCGCCGGCGCGCAGGGCGAACAGCATGGACAGCACTGCTTCTTGGGACAGGCCGTGGCGCTGCGCGATGTCGACGACGGCGCCGGCGGCTTCGGGGGTAACCGCTGCGTTCATGGTCATGATTCTTTCGTCGTTCGGTATTGGTTCGAGCCTACGCAAGCCGCGGGCGATGAGCTTGGCACGAATCCGGGGCGGTCGTCTGCGCCCGGGGCTTCAAGCGGCAACCCCACGCGGCTAAGCTGCCGACTAGACAGGTGTCAAGAACCCAGACCGGGCGGAAGGGGACAGTGATGTCCAACAAGGTTTACGTCGTCGGCGTCGGCATGACGAAGTTCGAGAAGCCGGGCCGCCGTGA
It encodes the following:
- a CDS encoding SHOCT domain-containing protein, with amino-acid sequence MNAAVTPEAAGAVVDIAQRHGLSQEAVLSMLFALRAGGGTMAQFDIPELGGSGQWMRGGMTMVGNMFDNALKARVDALCNDLVQLLATTTVFPPATAHTQLDIGANNWWPADLGVPSSSGAQNDVRYAFFPGTRRLAIQIGGVTRVFDTGEHHIGGVQQQQGGGYGSVVFTSQLGTFGVSSLRDLGSAPAPEAHVAAPGTQSQSQYQHPPQPRSAPETPAPKPPSAASGGSAEIVAAIESLAGLHERGILSDEEFANKKAELLSRL
- the truB gene encoding tRNA pseudouridine(55) synthase TruB; this translates as MTESPTGPGLVVVDKPAGMTSHDVVGRCRRIFSTRRVGHAGTLDPMATGVLVIGVDRATKILGLLTASEKSYAATIRLGQTTSTEDAEGELLQTISASHVTDQAVAEAIAGLRGDIEQVPSAVSAIKVDGKRAYQRVREGEAVELKARPVRIDRFEVSATRRRGDVIDLDVDVDCSSGTYIRALARDLGTALGVGGHLTALRRSRVGRFELDQALTLDELAERPRLSWTLDEACLLVFPRRVLTPEEAEASSHGRPLSPTGIDGVYAASDDAGRVIALLRDEGSRTKSVVVIRPATMQNGTL